From the genome of Flavobacterium sediminis:
TACTAAAGCTGATTGAAGAGCCACCTGCCAAAACCATTTTTATCTTAATCACGGAAAACCAGGATGAGATTCTTCAAACCATTCAATCCCGTTGCCAGGTAATTGATTTTTTGGCAGTTGATGAAAATTCCATTGCGAAAGCCTTAATGAAACACAAAGGCTGTGAAGAAAATCTGGCTTATAAAATAGCGCATCAATCCAACGGAAATTACAACAAAGCGTTGCACTTGTTCCATCATGATGCCAGTGAGTTTCCTTTTGAGAAATGGTTCATCGATTGGGTGAGAAGCGCCTTTCGTGCTAAAGGGAATGCTGCTGCTATTTTAGACTTAATTTCTTGGAGTGAAACCATAGCCGGATTAGGACGTGAGGTTCAAAAACAATTTTTATATTATTGTATCGATTTTTTCAGACAGGCCTTATTACAGAATTACGGGGCAGAAAAACTGGTATATCTGGAACCTGAGACTGAAAAGTTTGAACTTAGAAAGTTTGCTCCATTTGTTGATGGTGGCAATATTTTACCTATTTTTAAGGAGTTAGAAGATGCTATTTACCACATTGAACGCAATGGAAATAGTAAAATTATTCTAACAGATCTATCTATTAAACTAACCCGACTCATTCATAAAAAACAATAACTATGATTCCTCAAGCAGCACCTATTTTAATTTTAATTCTATTAGCCCTAACTTTTTTACAATCCGGTTATGACAAGATAAAAGACTGGAAAGGTAATGTAGAATGGCTTAAAAGTCACTTTAACGGTACTTTTTTAGGAAAACAAGTTCCGCTGGCCTTATTTCTTATTTTAGTTTTGGAAATTTGTTCCGGTGTAATGTGCGTTTCCGGTATAATAGAATTATTCAATACTCCTGATACTATTGTAGGCTATTATGGAGCCGTTCTATCGTGTATAACGCTTTTATTTTTGCTTTTCGGACAAAGAATTGCTAAAGATTACGATGGTGCCAGAACCATTGTTATTTACTTTATTCCGGCTATTTTAGCCGTTTACTGGTTAGGGTAATCTATGTAGTATTTGTAAAATAAAAAAAGACCAGATTTTTATCTGGTCTTTTTTTATTTTACAGAAAATGGTATTATTTTTCTTCTTCTTTCGTTTCTTCTGTAGCTTCAGCTTTTTCTTCTGTTTTACCTTGAGAAGCTTTAAACTCATCGTTTAACGATTTTAAAACTTCTTGTGTAATATCATAGTTATCTTTAGCATATAAAACTGTAGCAGCATCACCCGTTCCGTAGATATAATCATACCCTTCTTTTTTACCGTATTCTTTGATATAGTCTTTCATCGATTTAATGATTCCTGTACGGATACTATCGCTTTCTACCTGAATTTGACGTAATAAAGCATCTTGTTCCATTGCTAATTGTTGCTCTCTTTGTTGTAACTCAGCACCTTTTTGTTGTGCCCAAGCCATCCCTTTTATTTGAGCATTGCGTTGGAAATTATTAGCCTCATCCTGAAAAGCTTGTAATTTTGCTTGCAACGGACGACCCATTTCCTGCGATTTTACTTTGAACTTTTCGTCTTCATCTTTAAACTTTTCATATTTTTCTAAAAGTTCAGCTGTGTCAATATAAGCTGTTTTATAAGCCGGTGTGCTTTCTTGTTTGTTACAAGAAATCATTGCAATTGCAAGTCCTAAAATTAAAAATGCTTTTTTCATTTGTTATTATTCAAAATTTTACGGCGGTAAAAATAAGAATTCCTTATCAAGTTACCAACTCCTAATTTTTAATTGGATGGAACCGTGTTTTTATACTTTCTCTAAAAGTAAAGCATAACCTTGTCCTACACCCACACACATGGTGGCTAAAGCATATTTTTTATTTTGTCCCTGCAACTCTAAAGCCGCACTATAAACAATTCGCGTTCCCGACATTCCCAGTGGGTGACCAATAGCAATAGCACCGCCATTGGGGTTAATTCGGGCATCGTCATCTGCTAAACCAAATGCTCTGATACACGCTAAACTTTGAGCGGCAAAAGCTTCGTTTAACTCAATAACATCAATATCTTTTAATTCTAATCCGGCTCTTTTTAGTGCTTTATACGAAGCACCAACCGGACCGATTCCCATAATTCTCGGTTCTACACCTACAACACCGGAACTCACAATTTTAGCTATTGGCTTCAGATTGTATTTTTTTACTGCTTCTTCTGATGCTAAAAACACGGCTGCTGCACCATCATTTAATCCGGATGCATTACCGGCTGTTACAGTTCCGTCTTTTTTGAAAGCCGGTCTTAACTTTGCTAATATTTCTGTTGTCGTATTTGGTCTGACGAACTCATCTTTTTCAAAAAGAACGGCATCACCTTTACGCTGTGGAATTTCGACTGTCATAATTTCTTTAGCCAATCTTCCGTTTTCCTGCGCTTTTGTAGCTTTCATTTGTGAACGATAAGAAAATAAATCCTGATCTTCCCTTGAAATATTGTACAACTCTACCAAATTTTCGGCAGTTATTCCCATTGGGTCAACACCATACATTTCTTTCATTTTCGGGTTTACAAAACGCCATCCGAAGCTTGAATCTTCCATTCTAGAATCGGTTCCAAAAGCTTTAGACGGTTTAGAAACCACTAACGGTCCTCGAGTCATGTGTTCTACCCCGCCGGCAATATAAATATCACCATCACCACAAGCTATAGCTCTGGCTGCATTTACGATAGAAGACATCCCTGATGAGCACAAGCGATTAATTGTTTCACCTGGAATGGTATACGGCAAACCTGCCAATAATAAAGCCATACGCGCTATATTTCGGTTGTCCTCACCTGCCTGGTTATGACAACCTAAAATGACATCTTCAATTTCTTCAACGGGAATCTCAGGATTTCGTTTAACCAATTCTTTGATCACTGTTGCTGCTAAATCATCTGTTCGTACTTGTGATAATCCGCCGCCGAAATTTCCAACGGGAGTACGGATACCATCAATAATATATACGTTTTTATTCATTTTTAATATTTTTAAAGCCTTCATCTTCAGGCAAATTCCATTTTTTTCGCAGAAAGTTAATTCCATAAGAAGTAATCACTGTTATTGCTAATCCTATCAGACAGCCTAAAGCAACACCGGAAAACCTTTCAATAGCTCCCATCCAACTCATGTTGTCCCGTTCGTAGATCAAAACAATGATCAAAGCCACAATTGCTGTACGTACCACATTCATCAATTTAAAAACATAACAAAAAACGATGGATAAAATGATTCCTGTAATGATTATCAAGAAATTAGGTGTTCCTATTAAAAAACAAAGCAGTCCCATTCCCGAACCAATAAAATTGGCTTTGAAACGTTCTATGGCCAATCGTTTAGAATCTTTTGCCTCTGGCGAAATCACCAAAATTATTGACAACAAAGCCCAATACAATTGATGTTCAATGAAATAGATGTATAATTCGTAACCAATCCAAAATCCCAAACAACATCTGAAAATATAGATGGCTAAATCAGAACCTATGCTATGTTTAATTAATTTTTCGAGCATATTTTATATTCGTTTATCTCGATTAAAATTAAGATAATTTTTCTATAAAATTTGCTTCTGTTTTTTGTTTAACTTCTTCTAATGTTGCTCCCGGCATGACTTCGACTAAAGTCAATTGGCCTTCGATATACTTAAATACCGCTAAATCAGTGATTACCATATCTATCGATTCAATTGCTGTTAAAGGCAATTTACAAGTTGGTACAATTTTAGAGGAACCATCTTTGTTGGTATGCGTCATGGTAATGATTAGTTTTTTAGCTCCAGAAGCCAAATCCATAGCACCGCCAACGCCTAACAAAGGTTGTCCCGGAACAGCCCAATTGGCTAAATTAGCCGCTTCATCAGCTTCTAAACCACCCATAACCGCTACATCGATATGTTTTCCTCGGATCATGGCAAATGATTCGGTACTGTCAAAATAACTACTTCCCGGTAAAGCTGTCACCGGAATCTTTCCGGCATTAACCGGATAATCTAAAGCACCTCCACCATCTTTCGGAGCAGGACCAACGCCCAACATTCCGTTTTCAGTGTGTAAAATGATCCCATGTTCCGGTGTAATTAAATCGGCAACCAGAGTAGGAATACCAATTCCCAGATTTACTACATCGCCTTTTTGAAGTTCCTGAAGCGCTCTTTTTGCCACATTCATTCGGCTCTCGCTTACTTTTTTAGAAGAACTTACGGAAGCTGAACTACCTAAATCGTCCAAATGCAGCGTAGCTTGTACTAAGTAATCTACAAAACAACCCGGCGTATGAATTTCGTTAGGATCAATAGAACCTTCCGGTACAATTTCTTCTACCTCTGCAATAACCAAATCAGCAGCTGTTGCCATGGCTCTATTGAAATTTTGTTCAGTCATCCTGTAAACCAAATTTCCGGCAGCATCAGCTTTCCAAGCTCTGATAAAAGCAATATTTCCGCGAATTCCTTCTACAAAAACCTGTTGCACGCCTTTCAATATTTTCGTTTCTTTTCCTTCAGCAATTACCGTTCCGGCAGCCGTTGGTGTAAAAAAACCACCAATTCCGGCTCCACCAGCTCTTAACGCTTCGGCCAAAGTACCTTGCGGAATTAATTCGTATTCCACTTTTCCTTCCTGAGCTGCTTTAACCGCTTCGGGATTACTGGTAAAAAACGAACCTATCATTTTTTTGATTTGTCCGTTACGCAATAATAGACCTCCACCTAAACCAGGTTCACCTACATTATTTCCGATAAAGGTTAAATCTTTCGTATCTGTTTTGGCTAAAGCATGCATTAAGTGCACCGGATTTCCTGTCATTCCGAATCCGCCTTGTAGCAACACATCGCCATTTTTCACCAATTTTGCGGCCTCTTCTAAAGAGATTTGTGGTGTTTTTTTCATTTTCTTAGTTCTTTTATTTTAAAAAATCCAATAGTGCTTGATTAAACTCAGCGGCAGCTTCTACATTGGAAAGATGTGCTGCGTAAAATGCTTTTAATTGCGCATTTGGAATTTGCTCCTGCATAAATTTTCCGTCTTCAACGGTTGTAACTGTATCTTCCGTTCCGCAAATGACTAGGGTAGGAGCTTCAATTTCATGTAATTGTGTTCTGAAATCGGCATCGCGAACCATAGCGCAGTTGGAACAATATCCAGCTACATCCGTTTTAGCGAATACGTCTAAAATAGGTTGGATTTGATCGTAAGAAGATGCCCTGAATTTTTCGGTAAACCATCTTTCGGCAGTTGCCGGAACAATATTGGCCAACCCATTTTCGGAAACGGTTGCAATTCTTTGGTTCCAACCATCAAGTGTTCCAATTTTAGCCGCTGTATTACAAATGATTAATTTTTCAATTCGTTCTTTAGCGTGAATTCCCAACCATTGTCCGATTAATCCGCCCATGGAAAGTCCACAAAAAGCGAATTTTTCAATGTTCAAGAAATCGAGTAGTGCTAAGACATCCTTACCTAATAGTTCCGCAGAATATTCGCCCGAAGTCACTTCACTTTGTCCGTGACCGCGAGTGTCCTGAAACAATAAGTTATACTCCTGAGATAACGCTTCTATCTGAGGGTTCCACATGGAAAAATTGGTTCCTAAAGAATTAGAAAATACCAATGTTTTATCCTTGCCGTTTTGCAAGTATTCGTAGTGGATTTTTGTGTTATTTACTTTAGCAAAAGACATTTTTATTTCTTTTGAAGTTTTTCTTTAATCTGAGTAACTGTTTCACCAGCCATAGCAAAATTATCATCTGGATATTCATGAATTTTTACTACGAAATATTCCTTGGGAGTTCCTGTTACCTCAACCCCAACTTCTACTAATTTTTGAAGCAATTCTCGCTTTTTTTCTTCGCTAATTTTTCCTGATTCAAATGTTATGATTGGCATAATTCTATTTTTTATAAAAGTGTTTCTCTAACAGCATTTGGGTGTTTGCAAAGTGCTTTTACTTTGATGTCCATATATGGAAAAAGGGGTAAAGAGCTGATGATCGCATGCAATTCATCCGGGCTTTCTACTTCTAAAACACTTACGTTAGAATATTGTCCGGCCACACGCCACAAATACTTCCACTTTCCTGATTTTTGCCATTTTTGAGAGGTTTCTTGTTCTCTCTTGATATAATCTTTCAATTTATCTTCATCCCAAGTGGTTGGAATATTTACATCCATTTCGACTAAGAATACCATAACTTTATATTTTTATTATTTTCTTCTGTATTTTTCTAATTTGTCTAAATCTAATTCTAATCCTAAACCAGGACCTGAAGGTAATTTCATAGATGAATCTGTAAATTCAATTCCTTTTTTTACAATGTCATCCGTTAGCAATAAAGGTCCGAAAAGTTCAGTTCCCCAAGACATATTTTTTAATGTACTGAAAGCATGCGCTGAAGCGACTGAACCAATAGTTCCCTCTAAAAGTGTACCTCCATACAAACTGATATCGGCTGCTTCGGCAACGGCTGCTGTTTTCAACACATTGTACAAACCACCTGATTTTCCGATTTTTAAAGCAAAAACATCACCTCCACGTATTTTTGCCAGTTTATACGCATCGGAAGCATCATTCAACGCTTCATCAGCCATAATGGGTACAATAAACATATTGGTTAAACGTGACAGACCTTCAAAATTATCTTTTACAATGGGTTGTTCAATTAAATCAATTCCCGCATCCTGAAGTTTCGCAATTCCAATTTTAGCCGTACTTTCATCCCAAGCTTGGTTTACATCTACGGTAATTTTAATCTCTTCGCCTAAAGCCTTTTTAATAGCCGCTACGTGAGCAATAGAAATTTCCGGAGCTCTCCATCCGATTTTAAGTTTAAATGTGTTGTGGCGACCCATTTTAATTAATTCCTGAGCCTCTTCAATATCTTTTCCTGTATCACCACTAGCCAACGCCCAAAGTACCGGTAAACGGTCTGTATTGGCTCCGCCTAATAACGTAGCTACAGAAACGCCTAATCTTTTACCTTGAGCGTCTAACAAAGCTGTTTCGACCGCTGATTTTACAATTCGGTTTCCGCGGATGCTTTTTTCCAACACATACATGATTTGGTGAATATTGGTCGCATCTTTTCCGATTAAAAGAGGAGCAAAGTAGGTATCAAAATTCAGCTTCATGCTTTCCGGAGATTCTTCGCCGTAGCTTAATCCTCCGATAGTTGTGGCTTCACCGATTCCTTCTATTCCATCACTACAGAAAAAACGTAGGATAACCATAGCTTGATTACGCATTACCGTCATGGATAAATGATGCGGTCTTATTGTAGGTAAATCTACGATTATGGCTTCTACTTTCTGAATGGTTATATTTGACATATTCTTTTTAATTTTTTTAAATCCCGTAAAGTTACTAATTGATTCAGGTTCAAAAATTATACTTTTCTTATTTTTATTGGATGAATCTAATCCGTGTGATTAGTGCGCTTCTTTAAACTTTGACAGCCTATGTAATGATAACACTACTACAATCAAATAGATAGCAGCCATACTCATTGCAATTACATAACCATTGTAATTATTTCGAATGGCAAAGAAAAAAACACTTCCGATTACACTTATTCCTAATGCTGAAGAAAATTGCTGAACCGTTACATAAACACCTCCAGCGGCAGCGGCATGTTCCACGGGAATCTTTTTCAAGGCATAATTCAAAATGGAAGGTAAAAGTGTTCCTTGTCCTAAACCATAAATAAACATAAAAAACGGAATCAGGAAAATATTTTCTTTACTGTCTAATGTAAGCAATTGTAATACAATGGAAAGAATCATTAAAATTCCGCCACCAATTAAAAGTTTAATTCCATATTTCGCTAAGAAACGAAATGCTATTAAAGACGAAATTAGAAAACCTACACCATTAAATGAAAAATATCGACTTGCTGTTAAAGCATCGATATGTAAAACCCTTTGGAACTGAATTGCACACATTAACAAATACGAATTATGTGCTCCCCAAAAAAACAAGGCTATTACTAAAATTAAATTGAAACTTCGTATTTTAAATAGACTAGTAGTAAGCAATGGGTTTAATTGTTGAATGGTTTTTTTGTGCTGATTTTTTCCAAAGAAAAACAAGAGTAAAAACGCAGACAACAACAAAGAAACTAACGTTATTGAAAAACCGGTTTCGGGAATAGTGGTTAAACTGTAAATCAAAGCTGAAAGCGAGACGGTTAATAACAGAACTCCTGAAAGATCAAATCGCTCTTCACTTTTTTGTTTGGTTTCTTGCAGGCTGAACCAAGCCAAAGCTAAAGTAATGATCCCTAAAGGCACGTTGATTAAAAAAATCAAGCGCCAGCTTTCTTCAATGAAGTTTGATGCTACAAAATAGCCCCCTAAAAATTGCCCGATAATAGACGCGATTCCTAGAGTAACGCCATAATAACCAAAAGCTCTAGTTCTTTCATTGGGTTCTCTAAACGCCACTTGAATCATGGTCAAGGTCTGCGGTACCATAAAAGCAGCAGAAATCCCTTGAATAAAACGGAAGGTAATAAGTTGCCAAATGGTTCCTGCCAACCCACACATGGCCGAACTAAACGTAAAGACCAGCATACTCCACAAGAACATTTTTTTGCGTCCGTAAAAATCTCCCGCTCTTCCGCCTGTTATCAAAAAAACGCAATACCCTACTAAATAAGAACTTATTACCAGCTCCGTATGACTATCGGTCGCTGTGAATTGCGCCCTGATTGCCGGTAGAGCCATGTTTACAATGTAAACATCTACCACAGTTAATAAGGGCGACATTAATATCACAGCAAGAGAAATCCATTTATTTTGTAGCATCAAACTATGTTTTAAAAATTGAATGTAGTTGCAAAAATTATTCTGGAATTTGCCACATCACTTAAATTTGTAACGGCTCTTCCTCTGTTATCAGCATCTCCCCATTCAGCCATAGAATATTCAAACTCCAAACCAAATTTTAATTTGTTCAACACATACTCTAGTCTTGGCGCAACGCGATAGATATAATTAATGGTTCTTGCTCCGGCTCCGGCTCCAATTCCGCTAACAACTGCCGAAAATCCGTAAGCTTGTGCCGTAACCGTTGGGTCACTATTAGATTTGTCAACACCATTGTTTTTACTGTATCCAGCAAAGAAACCCGGCACCAATCTTTTATTCGTTTTAGCTGTAAAATCAATCCAATATGCCTGAGTATTCATCGTTTGATAGGTTTCTAAACTGCCATCAGGCTTGGTAAAGCCAACAAAACCTCCTAACATAATGAAAGATGCTGCATTTTGAGCCAAAGTAGCTTCTGATTTAAGCGTAAAATGTTTTGTATCCCATCTTGAATACAACATTCCGGTTACACTATTCAGTCTTTCGTTAGAATATAATCCTAAAGTTCCTGAACTTGTTTTCGGGCGAATGTTTTCATAATGTCCGGCTAAACCAATGATAAAATTATCTGTTTTATAATTGAATTGTAAATGCCCTGCCGGAACACCACTATTTGTATAGGGTTCTGTATTTGCAGTGAAATCACGTTGTGAAATTGCCGCAACAATCATATTGAAATGATTTCCTAATTTTTGTGTTAAACGGATTTGCGGATTCCTGTTATAAGGCATATACGGCGCTCCACCACTGAAGTTTACCGTTCCGGGGAAAATTTCAGGAATTGTTAACGGATGCCAAAACTGTCCTGCTCCGATTTGTGTTTTTTTCCAATTTAAGGTAATCCAAGCATGGCGCAAACGAAATTCATTGATTCCTCCTTCGGCATTACCAAAATAATCTCCTTCTAAAACTCCGTTTAATTTTGCTCCAAAAACATCAGGTCCTTTGATTTTTACACCCATTCTGGAAAGAATTGACAACATTTGAAATTGTGATGCCGAATTGATGTCTTCACCATTAGCATCATATTTTCTGTCTTTGGCCCACATTACAACAGCCGCTTCTCTCACATCTACTGTTTGTCTTGAGTCTAACATCGCATCGTGACGGATAAATCCATAAAATTTTAGGTTAACATCACGCTCTTTTAAATACGCATCTACAGCGTTTTGTATTTTTTTATTTTCAGCTATTGAATCTAGTTCTATGTTTTGGGAAAAGCAAAAGCCTCCTGTGAACATTAACAAAATGCTAATGCTCTTCAATATATTTTTTCTCATTTTTGATTAGTTCTTTATTTATTTTTGATTAACCCAAGTCGCCTCCCGACACCGGAAGTGTAATTCCGGTGATATAAGAAGCTTCGTCAGAAGCTAAGAATAAAATAGCTCCAACTTGCTCTTCAATAGTACCATAACGTTTCATTAAGGTAGAATCAACCGTTTGATCTATAATTTGTTGGTACCAATTTTTCTCGTTTTCCGATTGTTCATTTGGATTACGCGGAATTATTCTTGGTGGAGCTTCCGTTCCTCCGGTGGCAATTCCGTTTACCCTAATATTTTTGGTTGCATTTTCAAAAGCTAATGACGCTGTAATAGCATTCACTCCGCCTTTTGCTGCAGCATAAGGAACACGATTGATACTTCTTGTAGCTATAGAAGAAATATTGACAATAGCTCCAGAATTTTGTTCAAGCATATAAGGTAGAACCGCATGACATCCCCAAAGTGTCGGAAATAAAGAACGTTTGATTTCTTTTTCAATTTCATCTACTTTGTAATGTTCGTAAGGTTTTGCCCAAATAGTGCCTCCTACGTTGTTGATTAAAACATCAATTCTATTGAAAGTAGCTTTAACCTCTTTGAATGTCGCAACAAAATTTTCATACACTTCTAAATCGGCAACAATTCCTATTGCTTCGCCGCCTAAAGCCTTAATTTCATTAACAACTTCGTACACAATTTCAGAACGGTCTACCAATGCTACTTGAGCCCCTTCTTGAGCCGCTCTAACAGCCACTCCTTTACCAATTCCTTGACCTGCACCGGTTACTACAATAGTTTTATTCTGGAAACGATTGGGAAAAAATTTGTTCATTTTTGTAAAAAATAGGTTCTATAATTATCCTAATTTGGGTTCTGTTTGAAGTTCAACTTGTGAAGTTACTTTGTTAACGTAAGCATATTTTAGACTTACAAAACAAATAGCCAAAGCACCGATAGCTCCTGGAATAGCGAAAATCATGAAATTTGCTTCGAATGGTAATCCCATACTCAATAACGCTCCTCCAAGAATTGGTCCTGCCATTCCTCCAAGTCTACCTACACCTGAAGCCCAACCAATTCCTGTTGAACGAATGTCCATAGGGTAGAATTGTGCTACATAAGCATATAATAAAATTTGTGTTCCAATTGTAGTGGCACCTGCCATTCCGATTAGTAAATAAAGAACAAAAGTATTGCTCTTGAAACCTAACAAACTCAACGAAATTGCAGCTAGCGACAAGAAGATGATCAAAACTTTTCTCAAGTGAAATTTATCACCTAACCATCCGCCGCCAATGGCACCAATCATCGCTCCAACATTTAACGCTAATAAGAATGATAAACTAGATCCTAATGGATATCCCGCTTGATTCATCAATTTTGGTAACCAAGAATTTAATCCGTAAACCATTAACAAACACATAAAAAATGCTATCCAGAACATTACAGTACTGATACCTCTTTTATTTTTGAAAAGTTGTACTAAACTTGCTCCCGGAACTTTTTCAGGTGTTTCAAAAGTTACTTTTTCATTGGCAGCAATAGCATTTGGGTCAATTTTTGAAACGATTTTTGAAGCTTCTTCATTTTTACCACTTCTCACTAAAAATCCTAAAGAATCTGGGAGATATTTTAAAATAATAGGCAATAAAACTAGTGGAATTGCACCTACATAGAATACAGATTGCCAGCCGAAACTAGGCAAAAGCAACATTCCTAAACCTGCAGAAAGCATTCCACCTACTGCATAGCCACTAAACATTATTGTTGTTAACAAAGAACGCATCTTTTTAGGTGCATATTCTGTGATTAATGCAACGGCATTAGGCATTAAACCACCAATTCCTAAACCTGCTATAAATCGGCTTAATCCAAACTGGAATGGCTCAACTGCTAAAGTACTCACTAAAGTAAATACGCTAAAAAGAACCAAACAAATTATAATCGATTTTTTTCGACCAATTTTATCAGCTAATGGTCCGAAAATAAGTGCCCCGAACATCATGCCGAATAAGGCATAACTTCCTAAAGTCCCGGCTTCCATCGGTGTTAGGTTCCATTCTTTCATCAAAATGGGTAAAACCACACCGTAAATGACTAAATCATACACATCAAAAATGATGATTAAAAAACACCAGAAAAGTACTTTCCAGTGAAAACTTCCGAATCGAGCGTCGTCGATTACCTGTTGAATGTTGATAGTTCTCATGAGTTTTATTTAATTTTTGGTTGTTACGTTATTGGGTTAGTTTTTGTTTTTTGGTTAGTTTTAGGTGGTAACAGCGTGGCCTGTCGGTAAAAATTTTTCTAAATAGAAATTGCTGTATTGAATTCCTTCTGTTGCTAATGATTCTTTAACGGCTTCCACCATAGGATTGGGTCCGCAGATGTAGATATCATAATCGTTTTCCGTTAAATTGTCCTTGGTAATCCATTGGGTAACAAATCCTTTTGGAAAACGAGATGATTCTTGTCCAGAAACACAACACTCAAAGTTGAAATTTAGTTTCGATTGGAACTCTTTTAATCGATCTATTTCCACTAAATTTTCTTCTGTTGTAGCTCCGTAGTATAGTGTAATTGGATTGGAATTTCCTTCGGCTGCTAAGCTTTCCAGCATGGCTAAAAATGGTGCAATTCCTGTTCCACCTGCAAAAAATAAAGTTGGTTTTTCAATTTGTCGCAAATAAAAACTTCCTAAAGGTCCGGTTACATTCAATGATGCGCCTACTTGAGCTTCATTTTTTAAATATTCGCTCATTAAACCATTGGGAACCATTCGAATTAAAAATTCTAATTCATTTTGGCTACCTTTATTTGCAAAAGAGTAGGAGCGCGTTTGTTCACTTCCCGGAACTTCAATATTTACATATTGTCCTGCTAAAAATTCTAGAGTAGCATTATCAGGCAATTGTACTTTTAACTGAACGATTTCGGGAGATAAATAGTTAACGGCTGAAATTGTAGTAGCAAAAGTTTGTGTTTCTACCTTACAAGCTGTTGAGCTGGCAAAAATTTCAATAATCATATCCGATTCCGGAGTCATTTGGCAAGCCAAACCAAAGCCTTGAGCTGCTTCTTCATCAGTTAAGGCTTCATCAATGTAATCGCCTCCGTCATAACTTCCTGATTTTACTTTGCACTTGCATGTTCCACAAGCTCCGTCTGCACAATCTAATGGAATATTAATTCTATTGCGATAGGCTGCATCGGATACTTTTTCATTCGGTAAACCTTCAATTATCTTGGTTACACCATCCTCAAAATTTAAAGCAATTCTTGACATAATTTTAAATATGATAAACGTCTAAAACCTGACGTATGTAATCGTTTTTGACTACAACTTTTTTGTTAGTAATTAAAAAGGAATCTTCTGTTTTTTGTAGTGTGTAGTTACTAGTTCCAAAATAAACATCTGTTGTTTTATAACGGAACGAGTAAGTATGCCAGTTAAAACGAACTTTTAC
Proteins encoded in this window:
- a CDS encoding MFS transporter, giving the protein MRTINIQQVIDDARFGSFHWKVLFWCFLIIIFDVYDLVIYGVVLPILMKEWNLTPMEAGTLGSYALFGMMFGALIFGPLADKIGRKKSIIICLVLFSVFTLVSTLAVEPFQFGLSRFIAGLGIGGLMPNAVALITEYAPKKMRSLLTTIMFSGYAVGGMLSAGLGMLLLPSFGWQSVFYVGAIPLVLLPIILKYLPDSLGFLVRSGKNEEASKIVSKIDPNAIAANEKVTFETPEKVPGASLVQLFKNKRGISTVMFWIAFFMCLLMVYGLNSWLPKLMNQAGYPLGSSLSFLLALNVGAMIGAIGGGWLGDKFHLRKVLIIFLSLAAISLSLLGFKSNTFVLYLLIGMAGATTIGTQILLYAYVAQFYPMDIRSTGIGWASGVGRLGGMAGPILGGALLSMGLPFEANFMIFAIPGAIGALAICFVSLKYAYVNKVTSQVELQTEPKLG
- a CDS encoding MFS transporter codes for the protein MLQNKWISLAVILMSPLLTVVDVYIVNMALPAIRAQFTATDSHTELVISSYLVGYCVFLITGGRAGDFYGRKKMFLWSMLVFTFSSAMCGLAGTIWQLITFRFIQGISAAFMVPQTLTMIQVAFREPNERTRAFGYYGVTLGIASIIGQFLGGYFVASNFIEESWRLIFLINVPLGIITLALAWFSLQETKQKSEERFDLSGVLLLTVSLSALIYSLTTIPETGFSITLVSLLLSAFLLLFFFGKNQHKKTIQQLNPLLTTSLFKIRSFNLILVIALFFWGAHNSYLLMCAIQFQRVLHIDALTASRYFSFNGVGFLISSLIAFRFLAKYGIKLLIGGGILMILSIVLQLLTLDSKENIFLIPFFMFIYGLGQGTLLPSILNYALKKIPVEHAAAAGGVYVTVQQFSSALGISVIGSVFFFAIRNNYNGYVIAMSMAAIYLIVVVLSLHRLSKFKEAH
- the benC gene encoding benzoate 1,2-dioxygenase electron transfer component BenC; the protein is MSRIALNFEDGVTKIIEGLPNEKVSDAAYRNRINIPLDCADGACGTCKCKVKSGSYDGGDYIDEALTDEEAAQGFGLACQMTPESDMIIEIFASSTACKVETQTFATTISAVNYLSPEIVQLKVQLPDNATLEFLAGQYVNIEVPGSEQTRSYSFANKGSQNELEFLIRMVPNGLMSEYLKNEAQVGASLNVTGPLGSFYLRQIEKPTLFFAGGTGIAPFLAMLESLAAEGNSNPITLYYGATTEENLVEIDRLKEFQSKLNFNFECCVSGQESSRFPKGFVTQWITKDNLTENDYDIYICGPNPMVEAVKESLATEGIQYSNFYLEKFLPTGHAVTT
- a CDS encoding muconate/chloromuconate family cycloisomerase codes for the protein MSNITIQKVEAIIVDLPTIRPHHLSMTVMRNQAMVILRFFCSDGIEGIGEATTIGGLSYGEESPESMKLNFDTYFAPLLIGKDATNIHQIMYVLEKSIRGNRIVKSAVETALLDAQGKRLGVSVATLLGGANTDRLPVLWALASGDTGKDIEEAQELIKMGRHNTFKLKIGWRAPEISIAHVAAIKKALGEEIKITVDVNQAWDESTAKIGIAKLQDAGIDLIEQPIVKDNFEGLSRLTNMFIVPIMADEALNDASDAYKLAKIRGGDVFALKIGKSGGLYNVLKTAAVAEAADISLYGGTLLEGTIGSVASAHAFSTLKNMSWGTELFGPLLLTDDIVKKGIEFTDSSMKLPSGPGLGLELDLDKLEKYRRK
- a CDS encoding 1,6-dihydroxycyclohexa-2,4-diene-1-carboxylate dehydrogenase, whose translation is MNKFFPNRFQNKTIVVTGAGQGIGKGVAVRAAQEGAQVALVDRSEIVYEVVNEIKALGGEAIGIVADLEVYENFVATFKEVKATFNRIDVLINNVGGTIWAKPYEHYKVDEIEKEIKRSLFPTLWGCHAVLPYMLEQNSGAIVNISSIATRSINRVPYAAAKGGVNAITASLAFENATKNIRVNGIATGGTEAPPRIIPRNPNEQSENEKNWYQQIIDQTVDSTLMKRYGTIEEQVGAILFLASDEASYITGITLPVSGGDLG
- a CDS encoding muconolactone Delta-isomerase family protein, with translation MVFLVEMDVNIPTTWDEDKLKDYIKREQETSQKWQKSGKWKYLWRVAGQYSNVSVLEVESPDELHAIISSLPLFPYMDIKVKALCKHPNAVRETLL